GACACGCTTAGCCAAAGATAGCTCCGAGAACACCGGAGATGAGCTGAACAATGGCGTTGATGagctagaataatattagccAGACTTCCCAATGTTAACCCGGAAGTAGGGGACCATACCGGAGCAACCGCATCAATCAAGCCGCTGATAGCCTTAACAAACTCAGGCGTCAGGAGTTCATTGGCGCTTCCGACAACGTTGATAATATTCTGGGTGGTCTTATCATTCAGTAGCTTAGCGGCATTTGTGATAATtgtctgcagctgcttgACGGTGTCGGGGTTGATCAAATCGAGGAGAGGTCCAATGGAGTTGATGATGTCGCCAATGGTACCGCCGATATTGCCTAGGCCACCCAGGAGATCGTCACCGCTAGTATCGTTTTGGCGGGCAACGAGGGCGCTCTTGAGTTCCTCGATGGGGTCGGGAGCTGGCATGGCCAGGGCTAGGAGGGGGAGGAcgagcaggaggaagattTGGAAGTACTTCATTTTGAAGAGTGGGCGCCTTGAAGCTGCAAGGAGTTAAGAATTATAAGTTGAAGGTTGTCTGAGCTTAGAAAGAGAAGCTTGGAACAACTAGGAACTCCTGGGATTCGTGAGGTTGCTGATGAGAAGATGGCTCAGGGTGTACATCGGGATGCTTTTATATTCAGAGAGTCGTGCTCTTCTCTGGATGGATCCTTAGTACTAATGGCTAAAGCGGTATATTACCAGCATTACTTCCTGCGTATGCCCCATGTGATGTGACAACTTCATGTTTTTGCTTTGGTATATTCGGTAAACTGCCCGCGGATCGACGGTGGTAAtcaggaggaagataataAAGCCTCTCAGACAACAGTGCGGGGTTTAGAAACCTGCAAGGTCTAATCGCCCGTTGGCTTCGGAGATGAGACATCGGGGCTGGCAAGCAACCAGCAGGACGCATGGTGCCAGGCAAGCTAGCCCTGCATTTGTGGGATCATGGAGCTCCCTCACAAGTCCTGTAGCCCGAGAAATAATGGAACATTGTTATCTTGCTGATGCTGCCTACAGAACTGTACATGAATAGAGTGTATTCTAAATGGACGCAATGACTGGCATAAGACCCGGAGTGATATGCCTGCTGGACCTCAACCTGTCCACCGCATACTACCACACAAGGAAATGTCTTGATTTCGTGACCGACTAACTTACAGTCACAGATTCAACTTGTAAATAAGGAAAACATCACCAATAGCTCTCCGAGATTGCTCCATCCGGGTGGCGGGTCGTCGCCATGACCCATGGTGCTGAGAGGGCAAATCCAGACATAGCTGCACGGTCCGTGGGCCCCCGGCCAGAATTCAGTATGGCATTTTCAGTAACCCTTG
Above is a window of Aspergillus puulaauensis MK2 DNA, chromosome 2, nearly complete sequence DNA encoding:
- a CDS encoding uncharacterized protein (COG:S;~EggNog:ENOG410PYQB;~SECRETED:SignalP(1-18)), with the translated sequence MKYFQIFLLLVLPLLALAMPAPDPIEELKSALVARQNDTSGDDLLGGLGNIGGTIGDIINSIGPLLDLINPDTVKQLQTIITNAAKLLNDKTTQNIINVVGSANELLTPEFVKAISGLIDAVAPLINAIVQLISGVLGAIFG